In Struthio camelus isolate bStrCam1 chromosome 13, bStrCam1.hap1, whole genome shotgun sequence, the following are encoded in one genomic region:
- the CCNI2 gene encoding cyclin-I2 isoform X1, with protein MPVVTGLPFPHPQLKCQQRLPPGKLAHRVAMKCPGPSESLRLALFLENAIAREARIWKVPVFQDLFLKGTDISLLCYEKAVLWIAEISSQFQFYPETFALAVSILNRLLASVKAQLKYLECIAISCLVLAAKTSEEDEVIPSVKMLAAQSGCKRSPAEILRMERIILDKLHWDLYTATPMDFLNIFHAMVMSNWPHLLNGLPQMNPSRHVAFLTKQLQHCMACHQLLQFKGSTLALVIITLELERLTPDWFPVITDLLKKAQVNSTKFIHCKELVDQELMRLQPSNAVYIFYPISQAIQAHPKARLPYCHSSEWVNSHQVRLRVSVSQPVSTVFTPTAAQIPDDTMETDEYYDGFKHLYSEDEGADSGRVSMGSVCPHLRPGEGSSPCPALQPPERD; from the exons ATGCCGGTCGTGACAGGACTGCCGTTTCCTCATCCCCAGCTGAAGTGTCAACAA CGGCTCCCACCTGGGAAACTGGCTCACAGAGTTGCTATGAAGTGCCCTGGACCTTCAGAGAGCCTGAGACTTGCCCTCTTCCTGGAAAACGCCATAGCCAGAGAGGCTAGGATTTGGAAAGTGCCAGTTTTCCAGGATCTCTTCCTGAAG GGTACCGATATCTCTCTGTTGTGTTACGAGAAAGCGGTTCTCTGGATTGCAGAAATAAGCTCTCAGTTCCAGTTCTACCCTGAAACATTTGCCTTAGCTGTCAGCATCCTTAACCGGTTACTGGCATCAGTAAAG GCCCAATTAAAGTATCTTGAGTGCATAGCAATTTCCTGCCTTGTCCTTGCAGCAAAAACCAGTGAAGAAGATGAG GTAATACCATCGGTGAAGATGCTCGCAGCGCAGAGTGGTTGTAAACGCTCTCCAGCTGAGATCTTGAGAATGGAAAGAATTATACTAGATAAGCTTCACTGGGATCTTTACACAGCAACACCAATGGATTTCTTAAACATT TTCCATGCCATGGTGATGTCCAACTGGCCCCATCTACTAAACGGGCTGCCTCAGATGAATCCTTCCCGCCATGTTGCATTCTTGACCAAACAGCTACAGCACTGTATGGCGTGCCACCAACTATTGCAGTTTAAGGGCTCCACATTGGCTTTGGTGATCATCACCTTAGAGTTGGAAAGGCTGACTCCTGATTGGTTTCCTGTTATTACTGATCTGCTAAAAAAAGCACAG GTTAACAGCACTAAATTCATCCACTGCAAGGAGCTTGTGGATCAAGAGCTAATGCGCTTGCAGCCATCCAatgctgtttatattttttatcCCATCAGTCAAGCCATCCAGGCCCACCCCAAGGCAAGGTTACCCTACTGTCACTCTTCTGAATGGGTGAATTCCCATCAAGTGAGGCTGAGGGTTTCTGTAAGCCAGCCAGTCTCAACAGTTTTCACGCCTACTGCAGCCCAAATTCCTGATGACACCATGGAGACAGATGAATACTATGATGGATTCAAGCACCTGTACAGTGAGGATGAGGGAGCAGACAGTGGGAGGGTGAGCATGGGTAGCGTGTGCCCTCATCTGAGGCCTGGCGAAGGCAGCTCCCCATGTCCTGCCTTACAGCCGCCTGAAAGGGACTAG
- the CCNI2 gene encoding cyclin-I2 isoform X2, whose protein sequence is MKCPGPSESLRLALFLENAIAREARIWKVPVFQDLFLKGTDISLLCYEKAVLWIAEISSQFQFYPETFALAVSILNRLLASVKAQLKYLECIAISCLVLAAKTSEEDEVIPSVKMLAAQSGCKRSPAEILRMERIILDKLHWDLYTATPMDFLNIFHAMVMSNWPHLLNGLPQMNPSRHVAFLTKQLQHCMACHQLLQFKGSTLALVIITLELERLTPDWFPVITDLLKKAQVNSTKFIHCKELVDQELMRLQPSNAVYIFYPISQAIQAHPKARLPYCHSSEWVNSHQVRLRVSVSQPVSTVFTPTAAQIPDDTMETDEYYDGFKHLYSEDEGADSGRVSMGSVCPHLRPGEGSSPCPALQPPERD, encoded by the exons ATGAAGTGCCCTGGACCTTCAGAGAGCCTGAGACTTGCCCTCTTCCTGGAAAACGCCATAGCCAGAGAGGCTAGGATTTGGAAAGTGCCAGTTTTCCAGGATCTCTTCCTGAAG GGTACCGATATCTCTCTGTTGTGTTACGAGAAAGCGGTTCTCTGGATTGCAGAAATAAGCTCTCAGTTCCAGTTCTACCCTGAAACATTTGCCTTAGCTGTCAGCATCCTTAACCGGTTACTGGCATCAGTAAAG GCCCAATTAAAGTATCTTGAGTGCATAGCAATTTCCTGCCTTGTCCTTGCAGCAAAAACCAGTGAAGAAGATGAG GTAATACCATCGGTGAAGATGCTCGCAGCGCAGAGTGGTTGTAAACGCTCTCCAGCTGAGATCTTGAGAATGGAAAGAATTATACTAGATAAGCTTCACTGGGATCTTTACACAGCAACACCAATGGATTTCTTAAACATT TTCCATGCCATGGTGATGTCCAACTGGCCCCATCTACTAAACGGGCTGCCTCAGATGAATCCTTCCCGCCATGTTGCATTCTTGACCAAACAGCTACAGCACTGTATGGCGTGCCACCAACTATTGCAGTTTAAGGGCTCCACATTGGCTTTGGTGATCATCACCTTAGAGTTGGAAAGGCTGACTCCTGATTGGTTTCCTGTTATTACTGATCTGCTAAAAAAAGCACAG GTTAACAGCACTAAATTCATCCACTGCAAGGAGCTTGTGGATCAAGAGCTAATGCGCTTGCAGCCATCCAatgctgtttatattttttatcCCATCAGTCAAGCCATCCAGGCCCACCCCAAGGCAAGGTTACCCTACTGTCACTCTTCTGAATGGGTGAATTCCCATCAAGTGAGGCTGAGGGTTTCTGTAAGCCAGCCAGTCTCAACAGTTTTCACGCCTACTGCAGCCCAAATTCCTGATGACACCATGGAGACAGATGAATACTATGATGGATTCAAGCACCTGTACAGTGAGGATGAGGGAGCAGACAGTGGGAGGGTGAGCATGGGTAGCGTGTGCCCTCATCTGAGGCCTGGCGAAGGCAGCTCCCCATGTCCTGCCTTACAGCCGCCTGAAAGGGACTAG